Part of the Acidobacteriota bacterium genome is shown below.
GCATGGAGGAAGGACATGGACACAAGCCGGGCAATCGACATCTTGAAAGGCGCCATTCTGGCCGAGATGAAAGGCAGGGCCTTCTACCAGCACAGCGCCAGCCAGTCCGCGGACGCGACGCTGAAAAAAGTGTTCGAAACCATGGCCCAGGAAGAGAACAGCCATATCGATTTTCTGGGCCGCCAGGTGCGCAGCCTCAAAGAGAAGGGGCAGTTCGAAGCGGCCCGGCTGGATGCCAAACCCGAGGACTTCTCCGACGCCGTCGTCAGTCGGGTGATCCAGCGCCAGATCGCCGCGGCCGGCTTCGAGGCGGCGGCCATCACCGCCGCCATGGCCCTGGAGGACGGCGCGGTGAAGTTTTACAGCGAACAGGCGCAGCAGGCCCAGTCGCCCGCCGAGCGGGAGCTGTACCGGTTCCTGGCCAACTGGGAGAAATCGCACCTCAACCTGCTGACCGACCTGGATCGCCAGCTCAAGGAAAGCGTCTGGAACGACCAGCAGTTCTGGCCATACTAGCGCGCGCCGGGAGGCGTGGATCGACCGGTCCGCCACCGTCAGCATGACGGGATTTGTTTTGCCACGGAGGGTCTGATGCAATTCAAGTCGGTTGACGATCTGCTCAACTTTGCCATCGGCGAAGAGGAGGCCGCCGCCGCTTTTTACACCGAACTGTCCGGCCGCATGGACAAACCCTGGATGGTGAACGTGTTTCAGGATTTCGCCCGCGAGGAACTGGGGCACAAGGCCAAGCTGGAGGGCATCCGCGCGGGACGCTATCTGGAGTCGTCGAAAGGCCGGGTGATGGACCTGAAGATCGCCGAGTATCTGGTGGACATCCAGCCCCGACCGGGCATGGACTTCACCGAAGCCCTCATCCTGGCCATGAAGAAGGAGAAAGCCGCCTTCAGGCTTTATAGCGATCTGGCGGCGGCCACGGACACACCCGAGCTCAGAGATACCCTGACCGCCCTGGCCCAGGAAGAAGCCAGACACAAGCTTCGTTTTGAACTGGAATACGACAAGCACGTTCATACGGATTAGTGACCCCCGGCCGCCCGCCCGCGACGGCCGATCAACCCAAGGAGTTGTGCGCATGACCGAACGCAAAGGCATCGTGACATTCAAAGGCGGCCCCCTGACGCTCGAAGGCCGACCGGTGACGGTGGGTCAGCCGGCGGCCCCGTTCACGGCACTGGGGACCAACCTGGCGCCGGTGGCGCTGGAGCAGTTCGCCGGCAAGGTGGTGGTGATCTCGTCCGTCCCGTCGCTGGACACGCCCG
Proteins encoded:
- a CDS encoding ferritin family protein, which translates into the protein MMQFKSVDDLLNFAIGEEEAAAAFYTELSGRMDKPWMVNVFQDFAREELGHKAKLEGIRAGRYLESSKGRVMDLKIAEYLVDIQPRPGMDFTEALILAMKKEKAAFRLYSDLAAATDTPELRDTLTALAQEEARHKLRFELEYDKHVHTD
- a CDS encoding ferritin family protein; protein product: MDTSRAIDILKGAILAEMKGRAFYQHSASQSADATLKKVFETMAQEENSHIDFLGRQVRSLKEKGQFEAARLDAKPEDFSDAVVSRVIQRQIAAAGFEAAAITAAMALEDGAVKFYSEQAQQAQSPAERELYRFLANWEKSHLNLLTDLDRQLKESVWNDQQFWPY